The Chelonoidis abingdonii isolate Lonesome George chromosome 9, CheloAbing_2.0, whole genome shotgun sequence genome has a segment encoding these proteins:
- the BNC1 gene encoding zinc finger protein basonuclin-1, giving the protein MLYGTKAIPVRLKILLDRLFSVLKQEEVIQILHALDWTLQDYIRGYVLQDVSGKVLDHWSIMTSEEELATLQQFLRFGETKSIVELMAIQEKEGQSIIIPTTTTNLDIRAFIESCNQRGPSISSSMDKMSPANIHHFENIVNNMAFMLPFQFFSPVPPPLIGSPPERHLLEQGQDRSNETKQDVQIPFSESSFLISSSTLFQVENERSINSPDATTNTEDDAPLSDSSSHNTITKLERTELSPENKMKSTEKNGIGPRKGRVFCTACEKTFYDKGTLKIHYNAVHLKIKHKCTIEGCNMVFSSLRSRNRHSANPNPRLHMPMNRNNRDKDLRNSLTIAGPEETRRTDFTILTPDSRPIISYVSHCTDSKVQSSFPSIGQNGVLFPNLKTVQPVLPFYRSPVTPAELANTPGILPSLPLISSSIPEQLVAKGLPFDALPKKKSRKSSMPIKIEKEAVETANENSNLASSEDDTPLQVVSDGELETCEHRIEKQMSGRVEKHPISGNSWKSLSGVEGPKYFDSVIEPNNKYIKETSENELDNSKREVTPEENQALKIASHEMVSEDPEQYHSDQSKHRIPNNDCTELPHHLLTGGLFSALSNRGAAIPCLEDSKDMDHISQHTLGIQKAESRFHCDICKKTFKNPYSVKMHYKNVHLKEMHICTVEGCNAAFPSRRSRDRHSSNLNLHHKLLTKDTVEFKDNYFNATYLLKDMAKEVCQDISLKQHVGQTSVIFKGMNRTGSLVFPLSKIREPCSENYGYDPMNDGAVLDLSTTSSIKSESSAHTSWDSDGGSEECIMPLDDSDESCEGPSLIPNEELYPDCSVIEKANQSFTNLPSSLPITCHICQKNYSNKGTFRAHYKTVHLRQLHKCKVPGCNTMFSSVRSRNRHSQNPNLHRSLTRSPNSLQ; this is encoded by the exons ATGCTGTATGGAACCAAAGCCATTCCTGTCCGCCTTAAAATCCTGCTAGATCGTCTTTTCAGTGTCCTGAAGCAAGAAGAGGTAATACAGATTCTCCATGCACTGGATTGGACACTGCAGGATTATATACGTGGATATGTGCTACAG GATGTTTCAGGAAAGGTGCTGGATCACTGGAGCATAATGACCAGTGAAGAAGAACTGGCTACTTTGCAGCAGTTTCTTCGCTTTGGAGAAACTAAATCCATTGTAGAGCTAATGGCAATTCAAGAGAAAGAAGGGCAGTCAATTATAATACCTACAACAACGACTAATTTAGATATTAGGGCATTTATAGAAAGTTGCAATCAAAGAGGTCCTAGTATTTCTTCTTCCATGGACAAAATGAGCCCTGCCAACATTCATCACTTTGAGAACATTGTAAATAACATGGCTTTCATGCTgccttttcagtttttcagtccAGTGCCTCCACCTTTGATAGGTTCACCACCAGAAAGACATTTGCTTGAGCAAGGTCAAGACCGCAGCAATGAAACTAAACAAGATGTTCAGATACCATTTTCTGAAAGCAGCTTCTTAATTTCCAGTTCTACTTTATTTCAAGTTGAAAACGAGAGGAGCATAAACAGCCCAGATGCCACTACTAACACAGAAGATGATGCCCCTTTAAGTGATTCTAGCTCACATAATACAATAACAAAGCTTGAAAGGACAGAGTTATctccagaaaataaaatgaaatctaCTGAAAAAAATGGCATTGGGCCTAGAAAAGGACGAGTTTTCTGCACTGCCTGCGAAAAGACATTTTATGACAAAGGAACTCTGAAGATCCACTATAATGCTGTTCATCTGAAGATCAAACACAAATGCACAATTGAAGGCTGCAATATGGTGTTTAGTTCTTTGCGAAGTCGAAATCGTCATAGCGCAAACCCCAACCCAAGACTCCATATGCCAATGAACAGAAACAACAGAGATAAAGACCTGAGGAACAGTTTGACTATCGCTGGACCTGAAGAAACTAGAAGGACGGACTTTACCATTTTAACCCCAGATAGCAGACCTATTATCAGCTATGTCAGCCATTGCACAGATTCAAAGGTGCAATCCAGTTTTCCCAGTATTGGACAGAACGGTGTTCTCTTTCCAAACTTAAAGACAGTTCAGCCAGTTCTTCCTTTTTATCGCAGTCCAGTTACGCCAGCTGAGCTTGCCAATACCCCAGGCAtactcccttctctacctctcatTTCTTCATCAATACCTGAGCAGCTGGTTGCTAAAGGATTGCCATTTGATGCACTACCCAAGAAAAAATCCCGTAAATCGAGCATGCCCatcaaaatagagaaagaagctGTTGAGACAGCTAATGAAAACAGCAACCTTGCCAGCTCAGAAGATGATACACCTCTGCAGGTGGTAAGTGATGGAGAACTGGAGACCTGTGAGCATAGGATTGAAAAGCAGATGAGTGGCAGGGTGGAAAAGCACCCCATTTCAGGTAATTCATGGAAATCTCTCTCTGGGGTAGAGggcccaaaatattttgattctgtcATTGAGCCAAATAACAAATACATCAAGGAAACCTCTGAGAATGAATTGGATAACTCTAAGAGAGAGGTTACGCCAGAAGAAAACCAAGCATTAAAAATAGCTTCTCATGAAATGGTGTCTGAAGATCCAGAACAATACCACAGTGAT CAGTCAAAGCACCGGATTCCTAATAATGATTGCACTGAATTGCCCCACCACTTGCTAACTGGGGGCCTTTTCAGTGCTTTGTCAAACAGGGGTGCTGCTATTCCTTGTTTAGAAGATTCTAAAGATATGGATCATATCAGTCAACATACACTAGGGATTCAGAAGGCAGAAAGCCGCTTTCATTGTGACATCTGTAAGAAGACATTTAAAAACCCTTACAGTGTAAAAATGCATTATAAAAATGTACATCTGAAAGAAATGCATATTTGCACAGTTGAGGGTTgtaatgctgctttcccttctcGTAGAAGTCGAGACAG ACATAGTTCAAATTTAAATCTTCATCATAAGCTTCTGACCAAAGATACAGTGGAATTTAAGGACAACTATTTCAATGCAACATACCTCTTGAAAGACATGGCTAAGGAGGTTTGTCAagatatttctttaaaacaacatGTTGGACAGACTTCTGTAATCTtcaaaggaatgaacagaacaggcagctTGGTTTTTCCACTGAGCAAAATCAGAGAACCTTGTTCTGAGAATTATGGATATGATCCAATGAATGATGGTGCTGTTCTGGATTTAAGCACTACTTCCAGCATTAAGTCTGAGAGCAGTGCACATACCTCTTGGGATTCTGATGGAGGAAGCGAAGAATGCATCATGCCTTTGGATGATAGCGATGAAAGTTGTGAAGGGCCAAGCTTAATACCCAATGAAGAACTCTACCCGGACTGTAGTGTAATTGAGAAGGCTAATCAAAGCTTTACAAATTTACCTTCCAGTTTGCCAATAACTTGTCATATATGCCAAAAAAATTACAGTAATAAAGGAACCTTCAGGGCCCATTACAAAACTGTGCATCTCCGCCAGCTCCACAAATGTAAAGTCCCAGGTTGCAACACAATGTTTTCATCTGTCCGCAGTCGAAACAGGCATAGTCAGAATCCCAACTTGCACAGAAGTCTGACCAGATCACCAAATAGCCTCCAGTAA